One window from the genome of Eriocheir sinensis breed Jianghai 21 chromosome 15, ASM2467909v1, whole genome shotgun sequence encodes:
- the LOC126998704 gene encoding nuclear pore complex protein Nup98-Nup96-like, whose amino-acid sequence MDTTAAQIAVPSMNTPGSGDWGQVTDALPPVSPGSGGWGQVTDALPPVSPGSGSWGQVTDTLPPVSPGSGGWGQVTDTLPPVSPGSGSWGQVTDTLPPASPGSGGWGQVTDTLPPVSLGSGGWGQVTDTLPPVSLGSGGWGQVTDTLPPVSLGSGGWGQVTDTLPPVSPGSGGWGQVAAGVRLLTPAPVSLGSGGWGQVTDTLPPVSPGSGGWGQVTDTLPPVSLGSGGWGQVTDTLPPVSLGSGSWGQVTDTLPPVSLGSGWGQVDTLPPVSLGSGGWGQVTDTLPPVSPGSGGWGQVTDALPPVSPGSGSWGQVTDTLPPVSLGSGGWGQVTDTLPPVSPGSGSWGQVTDTLPPVSLGSGSWGQVTDTLPPPGSGSWGQVTDTLPPVSPGSGSWGQVTDTLPPVSLGSGS is encoded by the exons ATGGACACGACGGCGGCACAGATCGCCGTGCCGTCAATGAATAC CCCGGGCAGTGGAGACTGGGGTCAGGTCACTGACGCCCTGCCCCCCGTCAGCCCGGGCAGTGGAGGCTGGGGTCAGGTCACTGACGCCCTGCCCCCCGTCAGCCCGGGCAGTGGAAGCTGGGGTCAGGTTACTGACACCCTGCCCCCCGTCAGCCCGGGCAGTGGAGGCTGGGGTCAGGTTACTGACACCCTGCCCCCCGTCAGCCCGGGCAGTGGAAGCTGGGGTCAGGTTACTGACACCCTGCCCCCCGCCAGCCCGGGCAGTGGCGGCTGGGGTCAGGTTACTGACACCCTGCCCCCCGTCAGCCTGGGCAGTGGCGGCTGGGGTCAGGTTACTGACACCCTGCCCCCCGTCAGCCTGGGCAGTGGCGGCTGGGGTCAGGTTACTGACACCCTGCCCCCCGTCAGCCTGGGCAGTGGCGGCTGGGGTCAGGTTACTGACACCCTGCCCCCCGTCAGCCCGGGCAGTGGCGGCTGGGGTCAGG TGGCGGCTGGGGTCAGGTTACTGACACCTGCCCCCGTCAGCCTGGGCAGTGGCGGCTGGGGTCAGGTTACTGACACCCTGCCCCCCGTCAGCCCGGGCAGTGGCGGCTGGGGTCAGGTTACTGACACCCTGCCCCCCGTCAGCCTGGGCAGTGGCGGCTGGGGTCAGGTTACTGACACCCTGCCCCCCGTCAGCCTGGGCAGTGGAAGCTGGGGTCAGGTTACTGACACCCTGCCCCCTGTCAGCCTGGGCAGTGGCTGGGGTCAGGTTGACACCCTGCCCCCCGTCAGCCTGGGCAGTGGCGGCTGGGGTCAGGTTACTGACACCCTGCCCCCCGTCAGCCCGGGCAGTGGAGGCTGGGGTCAGGTCACTGACGCCCTGCCCCCCGTCAGCCCGGGCAGTGGAAGCTGGGGTCAGGTTACTGACACCCTGCCCCCCGTCAGCCTGGGCAGTGGCGGCTGGGGTCAGGTTACTGACACCCTGCCCCCCGTCAGCCCGGGCAGTGGAAGCTGGGGTCAGGTTACTGACACCCTGCCCCCCGTCAGCCTGGGCAGTGGAAGCTGGGGTCAGGTTACTGACACCCTGCCCCC CCCGGGCAGTGGAAGCTGGGGTCAGGTTACTGACACCCTGCCCCCCGTCAGCCCGGGCAGTGGAAGCTGGGGTCAGGTTACTGACACCCTGCCCCCCGTCAGCCTGGGCAGTGGAAGCTGA